From Alteribacter keqinensis, one genomic window encodes:
- a CDS encoding glycoside hydrolase family 10 protein has translation MKQLFRSMGLTGLLVIFLIGSLAPAAPMSAEASEEEDPFTRAFWVQAFEDGLKSPEQVDQLLADVEAANMNTIVAQVVRRHDAYFNSSYLPFTEDPNMTEGFDALQYLIDGAKDKGIEIHAWIVLGPMWHPIYGGAPEAEEHIYNQYGPDATDDETWVTKDYNGAVANRMQPYLDFGHPEAREHAINMVKDIVSGYDVDGIHVDYIRYQEDGKGYNPTSLARFQEETGRTDRPLANDAEWIEWKTHQIDTLMKRIYLETMNLDMNVDVTAAVLSWGFDDPRENDFTDLDPVQRAHQNWEKWLQEGYLDFAYVMNYDPEATPGRGERYDQWIEYQKDLERTRGMIIGPALYLNSIPDSLKQIKRAIEPSPSGNIAEGVSPYVYNVWSNDNRPFADLLAALTVPNEDNDFEAPFTEKVEPFPTPWKDEPVGHLLGSYSSDLSGEKVVVTRGVRGEEVAVGKIDGSGIAGFTDLEPGNYFVHVDGESTRVQVKKGSVTAFEQ, from the coding sequence ATGAAACAGTTATTCCGTTCGATGGGGTTAACAGGGTTACTCGTCATTTTTCTTATAGGCTCACTGGCTCCGGCAGCACCGATGAGTGCCGAGGCGTCTGAGGAAGAAGATCCGTTTACACGGGCCTTTTGGGTACAGGCCTTTGAGGATGGGCTGAAATCACCGGAACAGGTGGATCAGCTTCTGGCGGATGTGGAAGCAGCGAACATGAACACGATTGTGGCACAGGTAGTACGGAGACACGATGCTTACTTTAACAGCTCCTACTTACCATTTACAGAGGATCCGAACATGACAGAAGGGTTCGATGCCCTTCAGTACTTAATTGATGGGGCAAAAGACAAAGGAATTGAGATTCACGCGTGGATTGTATTAGGACCGATGTGGCACCCGATCTACGGAGGAGCTCCGGAAGCAGAGGAGCACATTTACAACCAGTACGGACCAGATGCGACGGACGACGAAACATGGGTGACGAAGGACTACAATGGTGCAGTAGCCAACCGAATGCAGCCGTACCTCGACTTCGGCCACCCGGAGGCGAGAGAGCACGCGATTAACATGGTGAAAGATATTGTAAGCGGTTACGATGTTGACGGGATCCATGTTGACTATATCCGCTATCAGGAAGACGGCAAAGGATACAACCCGACTTCACTTGCCCGCTTCCAGGAGGAAACCGGCCGTACTGACCGTCCTCTTGCAAACGATGCCGAGTGGATTGAATGGAAAACACACCAGATTGACACGCTGATGAAACGGATTTACTTAGAAACTATGAATCTGGATATGAACGTTGACGTAACGGCGGCTGTTTTATCATGGGGCTTTGACGACCCGAGAGAAAATGATTTCACAGACCTGGATCCGGTCCAGCGGGCACACCAGAATTGGGAAAAGTGGCTTCAGGAAGGCTACCTTGATTTTGCCTATGTAATGAACTATGACCCGGAAGCGACGCCTGGAAGAGGCGAGCGCTATGATCAGTGGATCGAGTATCAGAAAGATCTTGAGCGCACGAGGGGCATGATCATCGGGCCGGCTCTTTACCTGAACTCGATTCCGGACAGCCTGAAGCAGATCAAGCGTGCGATTGAGCCTTCTCCAAGCGGAAACATAGCTGAAGGAGTCAGCCCGTACGTATACAACGTATGGAGCAATGACAACCGTCCGTTTGCGGACCTCCTTGCAGCTCTGACGGTTCCGAATGAGGACAATGACTTTGAAGCGCCGTTTACGGAGAAAGTAGAGCCGTTCCCAACGCCTTGGAAGGACGAGCCTGTGGGTCACCTGTTGGGCAGCTATTCTTCTGACTTATCAGGAGAAAAAGTGGTTGTTACGAGAGGAGTAAGAGGCGAGGAAGTGGCCGTCGGTAAAATTGACGGATCTGGCATTGCCGGGTTTACTGATCTTGAGCCGGGCAACTACTTTGTCCACGTGGATGGAGAGTCCACCCGTGTTCAGGTGAAAAAAGGATCAGTGACGGCGTTCGAACAGTAA
- the murQ gene encoding N-acetylmuramic acid 6-phosphate etherase has translation MSMEQNLSCLLTEQRNTASAGLDLKKTKEILTLMNEEDQKVSRAVHDCLDEIEKTVDLAVDAIQRGGRLFYVGAGTSGRIGVLDAVECPPTFRTPPEMVQGIIAGGNSAMFCAKEGAEDSVEGGARAMEDVKLSKRDIVIGIAASGRTPFVIGALQFANKVGAASVALSCNPSSEIGSVAKISIETIVGPEILTGSTRLKSATAHKMVCNMISTTVMIKLGKVYENLMVDLHASNYKLYERAKRIVHEVTNAKEDVIVEALEKAEHDVKLAIVLIETGASVEQAKERLANANGAVRQAITSTKNERSS, from the coding sequence ATGAGCATGGAACAGAACCTGTCTTGCTTACTTACAGAGCAGCGAAACACCGCTTCTGCAGGGCTTGATTTGAAAAAGACAAAAGAAATTTTAACGCTGATGAATGAAGAGGACCAGAAAGTTTCCCGGGCCGTCCATGACTGTCTTGACGAGATTGAAAAGACAGTGGACCTGGCTGTTGATGCCATCCAGCGCGGAGGAAGGCTGTTCTACGTGGGGGCCGGCACAAGCGGCAGGATCGGCGTCCTCGATGCTGTAGAGTGTCCCCCCACTTTCCGCACGCCGCCTGAAATGGTACAAGGGATCATTGCAGGAGGAAATTCGGCGATGTTTTGTGCGAAAGAGGGAGCAGAGGATTCCGTTGAAGGCGGAGCGAGGGCAATGGAGGATGTGAAGCTCTCCAAGCGTGACATCGTTATCGGGATCGCCGCGAGCGGAAGGACGCCTTTTGTGATCGGCGCTCTTCAATTTGCAAATAAGGTAGGGGCTGCTTCCGTTGCCCTGAGCTGCAACCCATCATCAGAGATTGGCAGTGTGGCAAAGATCAGCATCGAGACGATCGTGGGCCCTGAAATCCTCACCGGATCCACGAGATTAAAGTCGGCTACGGCACACAAAATGGTATGCAACATGATTTCCACGACGGTCATGATTAAGCTTGGGAAAGTTTACGAGAATCTGATGGTCGATCTTCATGCGAGTAACTACAAGCTTTATGAACGGGCAAAACGGATTGTACATGAAGTGACGAATGCAAAGGAAGACGTCATTGTTGAAGCTCTGGAAAAGGCGGAGCACGATGTGAAACTCGCCATTGTACTCATTGAAACAGGCGCTTCGGTTGAGCAGGCAAAAGAACGGCTGGCAAACGCTAATGGGGCAGTCAGGCAGGCGATCACATCGACGAAAAATGAGCGTTCGTCATAA
- a CDS encoding sugar ABC transporter substrate-binding protein, producing the protein MKKKAGLITGISLSLLMLAACTDNAEDADAGADEEADTEETADEGDSDDAAGSDEEAELRVWIMETGSPEEAEDYFDRVTERFNEDYPNVSVDVQFIPWLSAHQTLVTSIAGGSAPDISELGTTWNPEFAAMGALADMDDIVADWGMEDGWVDALEEVATYDETLFGVPWYAGVRQLVYNTELFEEAGVDVPETYDDLWEVGEAIINNTDAYAYPAVGISQHFVLPKIWHFGGELAVQEENDDGEMVWVSQVDQPEAVEAVEFYTDMYKEGFVPDGALNWSVLDTRQAFAQEDLAMTIDLPPGINAMINENPDLEDKIGVAPLPGNDSNASFVGGSNLALFEQSQNKELAAEYLKLLVSDEFITEWADFTGFFPGTIDGLNDPMFSEDETLSVFSDALVEGRSYPASPSWGRFEGENLFVAPIQEIMQGSKTAQEAMDDVAERMNNAFSTE; encoded by the coding sequence ATGAAAAAGAAGGCGGGTTTGATCACGGGTATTTCACTTAGTTTACTGATGCTGGCTGCATGTACAGACAATGCGGAAGATGCAGATGCAGGTGCCGATGAAGAGGCCGATACCGAAGAAACAGCAGATGAAGGGGATTCTGATGATGCTGCGGGATCTGACGAAGAAGCCGAGCTTCGCGTCTGGATCATGGAGACAGGTTCACCTGAAGAAGCAGAGGACTATTTTGACCGGGTGACGGAACGTTTCAATGAAGACTACCCTAACGTTTCAGTCGATGTTCAGTTTATTCCGTGGCTCTCTGCCCACCAGACACTGGTTACTTCCATTGCAGGGGGAAGTGCTCCGGATATTTCAGAGCTCGGAACCACATGGAACCCTGAGTTCGCAGCGATGGGAGCTCTTGCCGACATGGATGATATCGTTGCAGACTGGGGCATGGAAGATGGCTGGGTCGATGCTCTTGAAGAGGTAGCAACATACGATGAAACGCTCTTCGGTGTACCTTGGTACGCAGGTGTCAGACAGCTTGTTTACAATACAGAGCTTTTTGAAGAAGCAGGTGTGGATGTGCCTGAGACATACGATGACCTGTGGGAAGTCGGCGAAGCCATTATCAACAATACCGACGCTTATGCCTACCCGGCAGTGGGAATTTCCCAGCACTTTGTCCTGCCTAAGATCTGGCACTTCGGCGGAGAGCTGGCTGTACAGGAAGAAAATGATGACGGCGAAATGGTATGGGTATCCCAGGTTGATCAGCCTGAAGCTGTTGAAGCTGTAGAATTCTATACGGATATGTACAAAGAAGGCTTTGTTCCTGACGGCGCATTGAACTGGTCTGTACTCGATACTCGTCAGGCATTTGCCCAGGAAGACCTGGCCATGACGATCGATCTTCCACCTGGTATTAATGCGATGATTAATGAGAACCCGGACCTTGAAGATAAAATCGGCGTTGCGCCGCTTCCGGGGAACGACTCAAATGCGAGTTTCGTAGGCGGATCCAACCTGGCCCTGTTCGAGCAGTCTCAAAACAAGGAACTGGCAGCCGAATACTTAAAGCTTCTTGTTTCTGATGAGTTCATTACAGAGTGGGCTGATTTCACTGGATTCTTCCCGGGAACAATTGACGGTCTTAACGACCCGATGTTCTCAGAAGATGAGACGCTGAGCGTGTTCTCCGATGCACTGGTGGAAGGGCGTTCTTACCCTGCAAGCCCGTCATGGGGACGCTTTGAAGGGGAAAACCTCTTCGTCGCTCCAATCCAGGAGATCATGCAAGGATCCAAAACCGCCCAGGAAGCTATGGATGACGTAGCTGAACGCATGAACAACGCATTCTCAACAGAATAA
- a CDS encoding carbohydrate ABC transporter permease, with translation MNNRWLPWFLLAPALILILTLTIYPLFNTFYLSFRQYDMYSLMTGVSSWVGLSNYTETLTDPFFWTVTRNTVVFGLACVFGTMIAGLLVALLLNTKFKGSRILGIVILIPWVFPAVAGGIVWRWMFNDQYGVANYLLTQIGLTQFDGFAWFNTPWTAFTVIFFMIVWQSFPFIAVSLLAGFQTIPDTLYEAAEIDGANAWHKVTKITLPMLKPLLLILFILSTIWDFKIFDQIYVMTEGGPARGTYVLALYSWSEAFNSLNFGMASTIAMLMFVLLMFFIVIYIYFLREEKGGKPA, from the coding sequence ATGAACAATCGATGGCTTCCCTGGTTTTTGCTGGCACCAGCGCTGATTCTAATCCTCACCTTAACCATCTACCCGCTGTTTAACACGTTCTACCTATCTTTCAGACAATATGATATGTATTCCCTCATGACGGGTGTTTCTTCCTGGGTCGGGTTAAGCAATTATACGGAAACGCTCACAGATCCATTCTTTTGGACGGTAACGAGAAACACCGTCGTCTTTGGTCTGGCCTGTGTGTTCGGGACCATGATTGCAGGACTTTTGGTTGCGCTTTTGCTGAATACAAAATTCAAGGGCAGCCGGATCTTAGGGATTGTCATCTTGATTCCATGGGTATTCCCGGCTGTTGCAGGGGGAATCGTATGGCGCTGGATGTTCAACGATCAGTACGGAGTGGCCAACTACCTCCTCACACAGATCGGCCTTACCCAGTTTGACGGGTTTGCCTGGTTTAACACACCTTGGACGGCATTCACGGTGATTTTCTTTATGATTGTATGGCAGAGCTTCCCCTTTATCGCCGTTTCCCTTCTGGCGGGGTTCCAGACAATTCCCGATACGCTTTACGAGGCAGCGGAGATTGATGGCGCCAATGCGTGGCATAAAGTAACAAAAATTACCCTGCCGATGCTTAAGCCCCTTCTTCTTATTCTGTTTATTCTTTCAACGATCTGGGATTTTAAAATCTTTGACCAGATCTACGTCATGACCGAAGGCGGACCGGCACGGGGCACGTACGTCCTGGCCCTCTATTCCTGGAGCGAAGCCTTTAACTCCCTGAACTTCGGCATGGCTTCTACCATCGCCATGCTCATGTTCGTGTTACTGATGTTCTTTATTGTGATCTACATTTACTTTCTCCGAGAGGAAAAAGGAGGGAAGCCGGCATGA
- a CDS encoding carbohydrate ABC transporter permease, with product MKRKTTFQKVLIYAAAIFVFVVSMFPFWWMVISSLKPSSEIFSSVPTFWPHDITFQHYYNIFVRANFWVYFTNSLMVAGTVTLLGTGIAALAGYAIGRFNIKGKNAILLMILSVQMFPLVVMIIPLFIVMSRLGLVNSLVGLVIVYLTFALPFCIWMMRSYFASIPVEIEEAAMIDGCTRMQAFRKVIFPLAWPGVSATSIFAFITAWNEFVFAVTFIQDDSLRTLPLALQQFFSRFTADFGGLMAASTIATIPVLLFFIFFQGKMTKGLVQGSVNT from the coding sequence ATGAAGCGAAAAACAACGTTCCAGAAAGTTCTGATCTATGCAGCTGCCATCTTTGTGTTTGTCGTTTCCATGTTCCCGTTTTGGTGGATGGTGATCAGTTCCTTAAAACCATCTTCAGAGATTTTCAGTAGCGTGCCGACGTTCTGGCCCCATGATATTACGTTTCAGCACTACTACAATATCTTCGTCCGGGCAAACTTCTGGGTTTATTTCACCAACAGCTTAATGGTGGCAGGAACCGTAACCTTGCTTGGGACAGGGATCGCTGCTCTGGCAGGCTATGCGATCGGACGCTTCAATATTAAAGGAAAAAATGCGATTCTTCTTATGATTCTGAGTGTGCAGATGTTCCCTCTGGTTGTTATGATTATTCCGTTATTTATCGTCATGAGCAGACTGGGCCTGGTCAACTCCCTGGTCGGACTTGTGATCGTTTACCTGACGTTTGCTCTGCCGTTTTGTATCTGGATGATGCGAAGCTATTTCGCCTCGATCCCGGTGGAAATTGAAGAGGCAGCCATGATTGACGGGTGTACGAGAATGCAGGCCTTCCGGAAGGTCATCTTCCCCCTTGCCTGGCCTGGTGTTTCTGCAACAAGCATTTTCGCCTTTATTACTGCATGGAATGAATTTGTCTTTGCCGTTACGTTCATTCAGGACGATTCGCTCCGGACGCTTCCATTGGCCCTGCAACAGTTTTTCAGCCGGTTTACCGCTGATTTCGGGGGACTGATGGCCGCTTCAACCATTGCGACGATTCCGGTTCTGCTATTCTTTATTTTCTTCCAGGGAAAAATGACGAAGGGCCTTGTACAGGGCTCCGTAAATACTTAA
- the nagZ gene encoding beta-N-acetylhexosaminidase, with protein MNIEEKVGRLMMIGIPGTTVDKETEQLIRDCHVGGVIYFQRNVDTPDQVNELSARLQQINGGGSPLLIAIDQEGGMVARIRDGVTQIPGQMAIGATGDPSVARTLAQISGKELAALGINVNFAPCADVNSNPANPVIGVRSFGSDPSTVASFVREAVAGFQESGVSATIKHFPGHGDTSVDSHLALPKLDHDLDRLKEVELAPFRAAASEADLVMSAHIKFNALDPDYPATLSKPIISRLLRDEIGFEGVAITDCMEMDAISRTYGTADAAVKAIQAGIDIVLVSHTTSLQRETHQKLVAAVKNGHLSLARVEEALGRIERLKAKHGTGKRNENRIEILVEKHRETVDGIRKRTISSLTDKWTPLSADEKVHVVFCRPHRQSYADEQTDESNLIAEQLRARGFDVSSTSVESNPSKEEVVHVLSQIDGGSTVVFCSYLPGNNENQRLLAKELSKHYSDMVGVSLRSPYDAEELPFIRRYITGFESTKGAMTALSEVLSGKEEPTGRVPITQ; from the coding sequence ATGAACATTGAAGAAAAAGTCGGCCGGCTCATGATGATCGGCATTCCGGGTACCACAGTGGACAAAGAAACAGAACAGCTGATCCGGGACTGTCACGTGGGTGGTGTAATTTATTTTCAGCGGAATGTGGATACGCCAGATCAGGTAAATGAACTGTCGGCGCGCCTCCAGCAGATAAACGGGGGCGGCTCCCCGCTTCTTATCGCCATCGACCAGGAAGGGGGAATGGTGGCCCGTATCAGAGACGGGGTCACACAGATCCCCGGTCAGATGGCAATCGGGGCAACAGGCGATCCCTCAGTGGCAAGGACACTGGCACAAATCAGCGGAAAAGAGCTTGCAGCCCTTGGAATTAACGTGAACTTTGCTCCGTGCGCCGATGTGAACAGCAACCCCGCGAACCCGGTCATTGGTGTCCGGTCCTTTGGAAGCGACCCTTCCACAGTGGCGTCGTTTGTCAGGGAAGCCGTAGCGGGCTTTCAGGAGAGCGGCGTGTCTGCTACGATCAAACACTTTCCGGGACATGGTGATACGAGCGTCGACTCCCACCTGGCCCTCCCTAAATTGGACCATGATCTGGACCGCTTAAAGGAAGTGGAGCTCGCACCGTTTCGGGCAGCAGCTTCTGAAGCCGACCTTGTCATGAGTGCCCACATTAAATTTAACGCCCTCGATCCAGATTATCCGGCCACCCTCAGTAAGCCGATTATCAGCCGGCTGCTCCGGGATGAGATTGGTTTTGAAGGCGTAGCCATCACGGATTGTATGGAAATGGACGCGATATCGAGGACGTATGGAACGGCCGATGCTGCTGTAAAAGCGATTCAGGCAGGGATTGATATCGTCTTAGTTTCCCACACAACATCTCTTCAGCGGGAAACCCACCAAAAACTTGTGGCGGCAGTGAAAAACGGCCACCTTTCACTGGCGCGGGTGGAGGAAGCCCTTGGCCGGATTGAACGCCTGAAGGCGAAGCACGGGACAGGAAAAAGGAACGAGAACCGGATAGAAATACTCGTTGAAAAACACCGGGAGACAGTAGACGGGATCCGGAAGAGGACGATTTCTTCTTTAACAGACAAATGGACGCCCCTCTCGGCAGACGAAAAGGTTCACGTCGTTTTTTGCAGGCCCCACCGTCAGTCCTATGCGGATGAGCAGACAGATGAGTCCAATCTGATTGCAGAGCAGCTGAGAGCAAGGGGGTTTGACGTTTCTTCTACATCTGTAGAAAGTAACCCTTCCAAGGAAGAAGTCGTCCACGTGCTGTCTCAGATCGACGGCGGCAGTACAGTCGTTTTTTGTTCTTATTTACCGGGAAATAACGAGAATCAGCGCCTCCTGGCAAAAGAGCTGTCGAAACACTACTCCGACATGGTTGGTGTCAGTTTACGCTCACCGTACGATGCAGAAGAGTTGCCGTTTATCCGCCGGTATATTACCGGATTCGAGAGCACAAAAGGGGCAATGACGGCTCTTAGTGAGGTCTTGTCCGGAAAAGAAGAACCAACAGGAAGAGTCCCCATCACACAATGA
- a CDS encoding MurR/RpiR family transcriptional regulator: MNNIKSGALRMIAEVTNQLSPSEKKLAAYVIEHPSRVIGMTANQLAEASDTSSAAVVRFSKSVGYKGFQQLKLKIAGELTNDYDEGFHDLHPGEEPASVVAKVTNNSIQTLKETLQTLQIDQLERAVDAIAGANVVHFFGVGASQIIAQDAELKLSRINKRAHSFSDFHVAAMHVANVQPGDVVFGISFSGETFEVERIMQLAKKRGATTIGLTRFGVSPVGKVADILLQTSTSKETTFRSGATSSRIAQLTVIDILFMLLANNQFDVVIKHLEETRSAIDFIQKK; encoded by the coding sequence ATGAATAACATAAAATCAGGGGCATTGCGAATGATTGCCGAGGTGACCAATCAGCTTTCCCCCTCTGAAAAGAAGCTGGCAGCGTATGTGATTGAGCACCCGTCACGAGTGATCGGGATGACAGCGAACCAGCTGGCAGAGGCAAGCGATACGAGCAGTGCGGCGGTCGTTCGTTTCAGTAAATCGGTTGGCTATAAAGGCTTTCAGCAGCTTAAATTAAAAATTGCAGGAGAACTGACGAACGACTATGATGAAGGCTTTCACGATCTGCATCCCGGGGAAGAACCGGCATCTGTTGTTGCAAAGGTCACGAACAACAGCATACAGACGTTAAAGGAGACGTTGCAGACGCTTCAGATAGATCAGCTGGAGCGAGCGGTTGACGCGATTGCCGGGGCGAATGTGGTTCACTTTTTCGGAGTCGGGGCTTCTCAGATCATTGCCCAGGATGCAGAGCTCAAGCTTTCACGGATCAATAAGCGTGCACACTCGTTTTCGGACTTTCACGTAGCAGCGATGCATGTTGCCAACGTCCAGCCCGGGGACGTGGTATTTGGCATTTCTTTTTCCGGTGAAACGTTTGAAGTCGAACGGATCATGCAGCTGGCAAAAAAGCGGGGAGCCACGACAATCGGGTTAACGCGTTTCGGCGTATCCCCCGTGGGCAAAGTGGCTGATATTCTTCTCCAGACGTCCACGTCCAAGGAAACCACCTTCCGAAGCGGGGCCACATCGTCACGAATTGCCCAGCTCACGGTGATTGATATTTTGTTTATGCTTCTGGCAAACAACCAGTTTGACGTGGTCATTAAGCATCTTGAAGAAACAAGAAGTGCCATTGACTTCATTCAAAAGAAGTAA
- a CDS encoding anhydro-N-acetylmuramic acid kinase, with translation MGDYLVPATTYMAVGLMSGTSLDGIDAALVELKVDGKGDVHSCEQVKGVTVPFSAGRKEQIENAMDIERSNIRDICELNVVLGRDFAAAAERVVKESGRTMADLAFISSHGQTVYHMPETGATLQIGELSEIAKQTNVLTVGDFRPCDMSVGGEGAPLVPFVDHLLFRHQEKGRVLLNIGGMANVTLLSPASVSRPMIGGDTGPGNVLIDQCMAILTGGKHTYDRGGAYASAGQVDHLWLDNLIEGDSFLKKPLPKSTGRERYSREMAERLVEEGKSRGLSGEDITATISSYTVRSIRDAVTPFIGQLGLEDVFVGGGGAENHYLMEELGKELGMPVYRMEELGVSSEFKEAAVFAVLGLYRLKGRPNNAPEATGAKKLVSMGKVVLP, from the coding sequence ATGGGCGATTATTTAGTACCAGCCACCACATACATGGCGGTCGGCCTTATGTCCGGCACCTCCCTGGACGGTATTGATGCCGCCCTCGTGGAACTCAAGGTGGATGGGAAGGGAGACGTACACTCGTGTGAACAGGTGAAAGGAGTGACCGTCCCTTTTTCAGCAGGAAGAAAAGAGCAGATCGAGAATGCCATGGACATAGAGCGGTCCAATATCCGTGATATTTGTGAGCTCAACGTCGTTTTGGGCCGGGATTTCGCAGCCGCTGCCGAACGTGTAGTAAAAGAGAGCGGCAGAACAATGGCGGACCTAGCCTTCATCAGCTCCCACGGGCAGACCGTTTATCACATGCCGGAAACGGGAGCAACGCTGCAAATCGGAGAACTCTCTGAAATAGCCAAACAAACGAACGTGCTCACCGTAGGCGACTTCCGCCCATGTGATATGAGTGTGGGAGGAGAAGGAGCTCCTCTCGTTCCCTTCGTGGATCACCTTCTTTTCCGCCATCAGGAAAAAGGGCGGGTTCTTCTGAACATTGGCGGAATGGCGAATGTCACCCTCCTGTCTCCGGCATCCGTTAGCAGGCCGATGATTGGCGGAGATACGGGACCCGGAAATGTACTGATTGATCAGTGTATGGCCATTTTAACCGGGGGAAAGCACACCTATGACCGCGGTGGAGCATATGCTTCTGCAGGTCAGGTGGATCACTTATGGCTGGACAACCTGATAGAAGGGGACAGCTTTCTTAAGAAGCCTCTTCCTAAAAGCACCGGACGTGAGCGTTACAGCAGGGAAATGGCTGAAAGGCTTGTTGAAGAAGGAAAAAGCAGAGGCTTATCAGGAGAAGATATTACAGCCACAATCTCCAGCTACACTGTCAGGTCGATCCGTGACGCTGTTACCCCTTTTATTGGTCAGCTCGGACTTGAAGACGTGTTCGTTGGGGGAGGGGGAGCTGAGAATCACTATCTGATGGAAGAACTGGGAAAAGAGCTCGGAATGCCTGTTTACCGGATGGAGGAGCTGGGGGTATCTTCGGAATTTAAAGAAGCAGCTGTTTTTGCCGTCCTTGGGCTTTACCGGCTGAAAGGACGGCCGAATAACGCACCGGAAGCGACAGGGGCAAAAAAGCTCGTTTCGATGGGGAAAGTGGTATTGCCTTAA
- a CDS encoding DUF456 domain-containing protein has product MDILIWLIIVSFFLLSFVGLFYPVIPGILMIWLGFASYHFFMDSLGFWSWGSLLVLTVLIFAADFVANMYFVERRGGSKWGGRMAIAGLIIGAFVVPPFGIILVPFALVVITEYLVTKDITSALKIGTGTVFAFLSSTFAKFVIQVVIIVIFILDVWLM; this is encoded by the coding sequence ATGGATATTTTAATCTGGTTGATTATCGTCTCATTTTTTCTGTTAAGCTTTGTGGGTCTTTTTTATCCTGTGATCCCCGGCATTCTCATGATCTGGCTCGGATTTGCATCGTACCACTTTTTTATGGATTCCCTCGGGTTTTGGTCGTGGGGAAGCCTTCTCGTTCTGACTGTTCTCATTTTCGCAGCGGATTTTGTGGCGAATATGTACTTCGTGGAACGCCGGGGCGGTTCGAAGTGGGGAGGGAGGATGGCAATCGCCGGTCTTATCATAGGGGCATTCGTTGTACCGCCTTTTGGCATTATTCTTGTGCCCTTTGCTCTCGTTGTGATCACTGAATATCTCGTTACAAAAGATATAACGTCCGCTTTAAAAATCGGAACGGGAACCGTGTTTGCTTTTTTGAGCAGTACGTTTGCGAAGTTTGTCATTCAAGTGGTTATCATCGTGATCTTCATTCTTGATGTTTGGTTGATGTAG
- a CDS encoding DUF6241 domain-containing protein, whose amino-acid sequence MKIIKVTAIVLVFLSVAGFTTHQWLDSREVSEASGEVEDIIDEETGEPVPIEEIVDVPTVDEVEERYSFDMSETNMQNTIHAMSHQKVYATEKWGHVFITDEIIDRLLEVNKENSYTHSAVYHDILTRWRQDDFSRAVEDHNTIWQLQGGTVGEATRLLSEEEERLYIIRHFEDE is encoded by the coding sequence ATGAAAATCATTAAAGTCACAGCCATTGTTCTCGTTTTTCTTTCTGTAGCGGGCTTTACCACCCACCAATGGCTCGACAGCCGGGAAGTGTCTGAAGCCTCAGGCGAAGTCGAGGATATAATCGATGAGGAAACAGGTGAGCCTGTGCCGATTGAAGAGATTGTTGATGTGCCTACAGTGGATGAGGTTGAGGAGCGGTACTCTTTTGATATGAGCGAAACGAATATGCAGAATACGATTCATGCCATGTCCCATCAGAAAGTGTATGCAACTGAAAAGTGGGGACACGTCTTTATTACGGATGAGATTATCGATCGTCTTCTGGAAGTAAACAAAGAGAACAGCTATACTCACAGTGCGGTGTATCACGACATCCTCACCCGCTGGAGACAGGATGATTTCTCCAGAGCAGTGGAGGATCATAATACGATCTGGCAGCTGCAGGGAGGAACGGTCGGTGAGGCAACGCGGCTTCTCTCAGAAGAAGAGGAAAGGCTTTATATTATCAGGCATTTTGAAGATGAATAA
- a CDS encoding YjcZ family sporulation protein, whose product MSYGKNEGFALLVVLFILLVIIGVSYIDCGC is encoded by the coding sequence TTGTCATACGGTAAAAATGAAGGTTTTGCGTTATTGGTTGTGTTGTTTATCCTGCTGGTCATCATCGGTGTATCTTACATCGACTGCGGCTGCTAG
- a CDS encoding stage VI sporulation protein F, producing MFNKFFGGFEKKTGVGMNEVLKLAQSVQSANLKDEKVVRDLIQRIAKVANRKVTKEKEDQLVKAIMSGNVPKDIGAIQKMMKDKK from the coding sequence TTGTTTAACAAATTCTTTGGCGGTTTTGAGAAAAAAACCGGCGTTGGGATGAATGAAGTGCTGAAGCTTGCTCAATCAGTCCAGTCGGCTAATCTCAAGGATGAAAAAGTCGTAAGAGACCTGATTCAGCGGATTGCAAAGGTCGCCAACCGTAAAGTAACAAAAGAAAAAGAAGATCAGCTCGTTAAGGCAATTATGAGCGGAAACGTACCGAAGGACATCGGTGCTATTCAAAAAATGATGAAGGACAAAAAATAA